CCAACCCGGTCAGGCGGTACGAAACGTTCTCGTGAAACCAGACGGCATCTTTGACGTGGTAGCGGTACATCACGATGGATAGGCGATCGCCGGCCTCGTGAACATAGGGGCGTCCCGCGTGGCGATGCGAGTAGGGCAGATGCGACTCTTCCCGCGACCACCAACCGGAGAGCAGATAGTCGTCAATAGAATTGATTTTGAGCGTCGGGGCGTCGGTGTCGTTCATCTTGTCCGTGAAGATCAGGCTCCGCCTGTCGTACCATGTCCAATTCTTTCCGGGCCGATCTTGGTGGACCGCCCAGTGAGTTCCCAGGTATCGTCCCTTGCCGGCAACTTCCGGCAGCACGACGATCGAATCCTGTTTGCTGACGTTGCTCTGCCGTCTCCAGTGGGCGTGCAGATACAAGGCGTCTTCTCCCACCGGCTTGCAATCAACATGCACCAGATGAAAGAAATCGATCTTCCTGTCGGAGTCGTTCACCACTTCAATTCGAGCCGACTTGCGAAAGGGCATGGGAATCGAGCAGTCGAAGACGCAGAACCGGTTCGAGGACGCGAAGAATTCGTTTTCGATCGCTTGCAGTTCGAGCGGCTGGCAGAAGAAATCCGACAGCGGAGCGGACACCGCGGGTTTTCCGCTGCCGTCCCAATAGATGTTGATGACCAGGAGGCGGCAAAGACGATTGTCGAGGCCCAGCTGTTTGGAAGGACCAAAGGTTGCCCAGAACCGGGTGATCACGCCTGGGTCCTTGAGATCCACGATATCGGTCCTGCTTCCGGGGGCAAGAACCATGCCCGACCAGTCGACCTGAGTCTTCTGTCCGGACGGCATCTGATAAAGCGGCGCGGGATTTGGGGTTTCAGCCTGCACGCATCGGCAAAGGCCAAGAAGCCCAATCAGTCCCATTACGAAGCGAATGTCGAATCGTTTCATGTTGTTTACAAATCAATGGCAGTCACTTGTCAGCCAAAACGTTGCAAGTGCGAACGCTTGTTGTGTTTGTCGTATCTACAACGTGAGTCCGGTAATCGGCTCGGCGGCGGTGGCGATTCGGATCACCTCCTGAAATTGGGTTTGCAATCGCAACTGCCCGATGTCCAGCAGCGTGTGCAGCATGGTCGCGTGCAGGTTCTCGACCGTTACCGGCTCCGTCGCCGGCTGGCCCGCGTCGCGCGTCGATTGGCCGATCACCTGGCCCATCGGCAGGCCACCGCCGGCGAGCAGCAGCGGCGCGCTGTGGGGCCAGTGATTGCGTCCGCCGTCCGACTGAAGTTTTGGCGTCCGCCCCATCTCCCCCGTCGCGACCAGCAGCACCTTGTCTTCCAGCCCGCGTTCGCGCAGGTCGTCGAGAAAGACCGACACCGCGTGATCGAACACGGCCCCCGAAAAATTCATGCCTTCCTTCATGGCAGGATTATTGCCGTCGGCGTGGTGGTCCCAGGCAAAATTCGTCGTCACCGTGATGAACCCGCACCCCGCTTCCACCAGCCGACGGGCCAGCAGGAGTTCCTTGCCCAGCGTCTTGCCGTGGTCGACATAGCGGGGATAAAAGCCCTTTTGTTTCCCGTCTGGCCCCAGCCGGACCGATTCCGGATTGCAGAGACGGCTCGTGTCGTATCGATCGATCACCCTCTGGTCCTCCTGCGACAGATCAAACGCTTTTCCCACGCCGCCAATAATCGTCTCGAAAGCCTGCCGCCGATAGTCGTCGAACTCGGGAACTTGCAACTGCCGCTTCACGCCGTCGAGGCTGGCTAACAATTGCCGGCGGCCGTCCAGCCGATCGAGGGGCAGCGTCAGTTGCATGTCCTGCTGCAGGGAGCCGCCGCTGCTGACGGTACCGGGGATCAGCGGCGCGTAGGCCGCGCCGAACGGCCCGGTACTGTCGAATCGGCCCCACACGACGTTATTATTCGGGCCTGCCGTAGGATCGACCGACCGCGGGAACAGCACGACGTTGGTGGGCATGCCCGTGCCGGGCCGGATAGCACCGACGACTCGGGAATAACACGTACCGAGATTGGCGTCGAGCGATTCCCTGCCGGCGATCGGCCGGAGGTCGTGGTCGCTGCGGCCTCCGAACGTGAACGAGCGGACGATCGCCAGTCGGTCCGCTCGCTCAGCCAACTGCGGAAACGTGCCGCCGAACGTCACGCCGGGGAGCTTCGTTTGTACTTCGCCGGTGACGCTGCGGATCTCCGCCGGGGCCGACATTTTCGGATCGAAGGTTTCGATTTGGCTGGGGCCGCCGTGCATAAATAAGAAGACGACCGCTTTGTCGCGGAGCACCTTCGCATTAGCCGCCCCCGCCGCCTTGGCGGCCAGCAACTGCGGTAGAGCGAGCCCGCCCAAGGCCAGACTACCAACTTGCAAAAAGGACCGGCGCGAGAAGCCACGACGACTATCGATCAAGGTCAACATGAAGAAAACTCTGGTGGGGCTGGGTTGTACGTGGCTGGGTTGTACGTGGCTGGGTTGTACGTGGCTGGGTTGTACGTCTCTAGAAGGGCCGGCCGCCCTGTCCTACTTCTCCTACACCAGCTCCCGAATCGGCTCTCCAAACGGCAGCAAATGCTGCGGGCGGCCCGTGTAATCGAGGATCGCGTCGTGTTGGTTGATGCCAAGATGCTTGTAGACCGTTGCCCAGAGGTCGTTGGGCGTGAGCTCGCGCTCGTGTGGGTGCTCACCCTTGCTGTTGGTCGAGCCAATCACTTGCCCGTGCCGCATGCCGCCGCCGCTCACAAGAACCGACATCGCCTGCGGCCAATGCTCGCGGCCGTAACGCATTCCCTTCGCCCCACCGCTGGATTGGCTGATCCTTGGCGAGCGGCCAAATTCGCCCGTGACCACCAGCAGCACCTTCTTGTCCAGTCCGCGGGCGTACAGATCTTCGACGAGCGCCGTGACCACTTGGTCGTAGAGTGGCAAACGCTGTCGCATGTCGATGAAGTTGTCATGGTTCACGGCGTGCGTGTCCCAGTTGTAAAACGTGTTCGGCAGATTCGGATTCTCCAGCACGCAAGTAACGAAGCTGCACCCGGCCTCCACAAGCCGCCGCGAGAGCAGCGCCCGCTGCCCCCAGGAGTTTCGGCCGTAGCGATCCCGGAGTGCATCGGGTTCCTGCGAGAGATCGAACGCCTCGCGCGTCCGCGGGCTGGTCATGATGCTGATCGCCTTTTGATGGAAGCTGTCCATGGCCCCCATTGTGCCGCTGGCGTCGACCTGCCGCCGGAGGTGATCAAAGCTCTGCAGCAATTGCATGCGGTCATCGAGGCGCCCCTCGACATTTTTGTGCAGTGTGACGTTTTTGATCTCGAAGTTCGGCTGATTGGGATTGCCGCCGACTCCAAAAGCGTTGTATTTCGGCCCCAGGTAGGCCGGCCCCTGAGCATACGTATGCACACTCTCCCGTCCGCCATCAGCCGCGATCACACAATTCGGCAGGCCGAGATCGAGCTGCTCGCGCATCTTGGCGACGATCGAGATCACCGATGGGGCATCGTTGACCGTCTCGGTCGGCGTGGCCGGAATTCGCCCGGTCATGAACCGTTTGCTGCCGCCCCCGTGGTCGTTGAACGTGTGGGCGATGCTGCGGATGACGGTGTACTTGTCCGCGATCTTCGTATGCAGTGGCATCAGCTCGCACACCTCCAGCCCCGGCACCGTCGTCTCGATCGGCTGAAACGGACCGCGATACTCCTCGGGCGCGTTGGGCTTCATGTCGTACATGTCCAGGTGCGGCGGGCCACCGGCCAACCAGACGAACAGCACCGCCGTATCCGGCGCGTGGCTCGCCTGCCCCGCGGCCGCTCGCAACCGCAGCAGATCCGCCATGCAGATCCCGCTGACACCCAGCGTCCCCATTTGCAACAACGATCGCCGCGAAAATGGTCCGTTACAAGATTTCAAGTTCATTCGCACTACTCCTCAGTCTGTAAGTCTTGATTTGTCCGGGCACAAGATTCAGCTACTTGTCGCTTCCCAGCATTCCCGGACGTCCTACCTCGAACAGCTTCTTGATTTCATCCACCGACAAATTGCGGTTCCAGATCGCCAGTTCGTCCACCCGGCCGCGTAGCGCGCGGGTTGTCACCTGATCACCTTCAAGAGCAAGCCAATTCCCCAGCCGACACGAACCGGGATGTAGGACTTGGTCTGTTCTCCAGTGTCGCTCAAGTGCCAGAATGCCGTTCACGTACACGCGGTGCGAACGCGTTTCTCGCGACAGCACCGAGGCAACGTGAGTCCACTGACCTAGGGGAACTGGACTCCCAACGAGCCGGTCCTCATACTGCCCCGCGACCGCCACGCCGCCGCGAGGATGTCCTTGTCGCGTCAACTGCAAGTGAACGTGCCCCAGGTCGTATCCGTCGGAGTTAAGAATCGCATTGAACACGAAATCAAGCCGATCGAGTTTCAGCCAAACAGCGATCGTCAGTTCGTCATGTTCGCCGGGAATGTTTAGCTGCACGAAATCCGTGTCTCGATCAAAGAGCAACGCCTCTTTGCCCGGCCAACGTCCGGTCGTCCAGCGTGCGCCCTCGATCCGACCGGCGGGCATTTCAGTTTCGGTGCGCGAATTGACCAACGCACTCTCGTCCGAAGTGCGGCGAAACGGATAAAACGCCAACAGCCGATTATCCGCTCGCATCTCTTGTTCGTATTGCTGCCAACGCTGAAATCCAATCGCTCCAGGGGTCGGGAACGCCTGCTCGTCAATTTCTGGCACCGTCTCGGCTGCACCGTCCACATAACGCGACGACTCACCCTCCATGACTTCGGACAACACTTTTCCCGTCCGAGGATCCGCGACATTCACTTGCCCGTCGAACACATACAGGTCGCTCGCGCCATTCCGATGATCGACGCGCAGACCAAACTCCGTTCCCAGGTCCACGTAGTCTGCCGCGTCGGTTGCGATCGTGAAACCCCGCGCGGTTGACGGAGCCGTGACGCGCACGTTGCCATAGACCAGCCGAGTATGTTGTGCGTCGCGGACATCCAGTCGCGCCGGACTGGCGATGACGACGTCCGCTCCCTGGGCGAATCGTAAATGCACTATTCCTTTGAGCAACTCGTACTCGCCCGGACCAATGCGAATCCCATCGGGCGCTCGACCTTCCGCAAATTCAGCTCCTACTTGATCGACCAAGAGTGCCGCAATGACATCGGTCTTGGGCGCGGGATTCGTGGTTTCTCGCGGTTGGTGTGTCGCAACGATTTCATTCGGAGCACGATCAACATTCGTCCTCGGCCAGAAAATTGCAACGACGCTGGCAATGATTGTTCCGGCCGCGAAAGCCAGCATCCAGCCCATTGGCGATGCTGGAAACGAAACGGCAGGCGGCGACTTCAGCGAATTTTTGCCTGCGACTTCTGGCGATAACGCGGCCACAAAATCCCAATGAAGGGCTGCATGCAAACTCATGAATTCCCGATATGCGCGGCGAACTTCGGGGCGGGAGCGTAACAATTCGCCCAGCTGTTTCTCGTCCGCTTCCGAAGCAATGCCATCCACGAGTCGATTAAACAGGGCTTCGAGGTCTCCATCGATCGTATTCATGAGAAGGCCTCCTCGGCGATAGTCCTCTCGATACACTCCAGAAGTGCGTGTCGTATGCGCCTGAGCCGATCCGAAAATGCCTTAGCAGTCACTCCGCCGGCCGCGGCCAGTGCAGTCACCGTTGCCTCCGGTTCATAGCGCCGAGCAATGAGTTCGCGTTGCTCTGGCCTCAGCTTTTGCAGACATGACGCGAGCGCATTACGCCGGGCCTCAAACATCTGCTCATCCGCTGCCGCCTCGTCCGCCAGCAACTTCGCGAGATCGTCGTCGATCACCACCCGTTGCTGCTGCCGCCTGCGCGTCTTTAGCCACGCAAGGGCCTGCCATTGAGCAAACTGCATCGCCCAGGGGAGAAAAGGGCGAGTGGCGTCAAACTCCGCCGCCTTTCCCCAAAGCACCAGGTTTGTCTGCTGTAAGATGTCATCCGCTTCGGTGGCGTTCCAAACCATCGACAGGATGAAGGCGTGCAGCTGCCGTTGCACTCGGGTGATCTGTGCTACAAACTCAGCGGATGCCATCAGCGGCCAGCCTCGCCGATCAGAATCGGTCACGGGAGCGGGAAATCATTCGTTATTAGAACTTAGCCGAACACCGCAGAATCCCGCGGATATTTTTCATGGCCATGGATGTTAGCCAGCCTGCTATTCGCCATGAATGATCGCAAGTGCTGTCAAGGCAACATATTGCGTTAGCATGAGAGATCTCGGCGGGATCACTTGGCCCACGATGGCCGGACCCTCACTAAGTTGTACCGACGAGTTGCCAAGCAAAGCATGATGCCGCAGGAGGTAGCCTTTTAGAGACAGCACCCTGCTCGACATAGGTGTCGAACAACGCCGCCAAGGGAGCTAGATTGGCGTTGCGCTGGCTCGCACGCCATCACCATAACGCGGACAGAATTCGGAAACCCTTTGCGATGCGCATCGGGTTGTAATTGAACGGCTTACGGCGAGGGGCGATTTCAGGGGGAGTTGGCAAACCGGAGACTAGTTATTATCTGTGAAATAGTTCTGATAGTTAAAGAGAAAAGGCAGGAGGGCGGAGGCTTTCGCCCCCGCCCCCCTGGCTACGCTGCTAACTAAGCAGCATCAGATTGATCGTTGACTTGAGGATCGTGCTGAGTTGAATCGGTTTGATTCGCCTCAGTTTTCGCAAAATTTAGGGCTTTGCGAATCGTTGGCTCAGTCTTGCCGAAATGTGCAAATGCCATTTTCATGCTGACGTTTGGCTGGCCCATGAAGTCGGTCACGGCTTGAGCATTGGCGCGGGACCAGTTCGGCAAATTTGGACGGCTGACCGACTTTCCGAACGCCTCGATGCCGAATTTCTCCCTTGCATACCGGCGTGTTGATTTAGTCGAGTTTTGGAAAATAACGGAAGTTCATGATCCACTAACTCATTTATTGGAAAGATACTTTCCATTGTTTGCGAATTCGACTAAATCAACACGCCGATACCGGAGGGCTGCCCGGATTGTTGGCACCGTCTTGCCGAAGTGCTTTGCCGTGACTTCCATAGAGGCATGATGATTAAGCCGAAACTCCGCCACCGCCTGCAATTTGTCTTGGCCCAGGATAATGTCTCCGGCACGTCGAAATGGTCCTCGGCAAACCATTCCGGCCCTAGTCCAGCAAACCGGTCCGTATCCACGGCGAATTCATTCGCTTCGATTTCCGCTTCGTCGTCGTCAATGGCACCGTTGATGTCCAAGCGCGCCCGTCGGCGTGGCTTGGCGCAGAACTTTGCCGGCACCGCATCAGATGCGGAGCCTTGCGGGCGACTGGAATCGGTGATGAAGAGCGTCAGATCGCCAGCCAGCGCGCCGAGCTTGCAGGTACGAATGACCACATGGCCTGTATCGTCGCACCAGATCGTATCGATGTGGTGCGAGAGCATCAGGTTCGCCCATGGCACGCAGCAACTCGTGCCGCGAGCAAGCGGTTCAAGATCTCACGACCCGAAAAGTTGACCGGAATTCCCCTTGTCTTGTGACGAGCCCAACTCACAAGTCAAAGGAATGCACCGATGGCCGACGATTTCCTGCAACCGCGAGAGGCCGCGCGTCGCTTAGGGATCACGGTCACGACCCTTTATGACTGGCTCAGTCAATCAGACTATGGGTTGCTCAGAATCCGCGGCGAACGCGTCACCGTTGCTTACCTGCAAGCAGGTCCGTCAGGCCATGGGCGGATTCGTATCTCGGAGAGCGAAGTAGAGCGGCTGCTGGAGTTCATGCGAGTGAAACCGAAACGGATCGTCACGCGGCACCCTCCTACCCAGCGGACTGCTTTCCCTGGTATTACTGTTCCGTTAGGCCGACCGAATCAGACCTAACCATGAGTTCACCGCAGTGCACTCCTGCCGCCACCGGGGCCGCAACTCGGTGCGGAATACCTTTTTGGTGACGACAGGCAGTGCAAGGATTCCTCAGCCAGAATGTCCTTGGCCGCGCTTTCGATTCTGGTGACGCCGGTCCTCCTCAACTAGATCGCGCCTTTCCAAGGCGTTGAAGAACGACAGCAAGTAATACAAGGCAACGGCCGCACCCAGCGCTCCCCACCAGCCTGCCGCAGGTGCTGAGAGGAGAGTTGCAGCAACAATTACGATGGCCACATGTCCAAAATGACGGGCGCCGTCGAAGGGCATGTGGTCACCGTCGCCCCGGCACAAATGATCGGATGATCTGCGCCAAAGTCTTCAAAATCGCGTCGAGGCAGTCCTCCAGCCACTGGAGCTGCGGAACATTCTTCTTTTTCATTCGCCTGCAGTGCATAAACATCTCCTTTCAATCCTGAGAAACATGGCATTAGAGACTCGCCGCTTCTCCGGCTGAATTCCGGAGAGGGCGCAGAAAGGCTACCCGCGGCATAACATCCCCCCCTTACGGAGCACGCACTTGATGCGGGCAGCAATTATTCGATTGACCAGACGCGCCCGTTACGCCACGTGCTGCAACTGCTTGAGTGAGTCGAGGGCCAGCTTCAGGGACTTCTGGCTTCGCTTCTCGTTTTTGAGGGACCCAATCAACTCCTTGCTGCTGGCCAGAACTTCCCGCAACTGATCCCGTAGGGAAATGGCCTGTTCCAGCGCGCTGGTTGCCTTGCCAGGGACTCGTTGTTTGCGGCGGCGAACGACTTGCGCTCCCTCGGACGCTTCTTGCTGAGTCGCGAGCTGGGTTGCCGGCTGCGAGGGTGCCGCGGGCTGCGGCTGACTGATCGACGGTGTAATCCGGTTCACGGGGGTTTCCTTTCGGGGTCTTGGAGGTGGTGAAATACGATGGCCATAATCCAGAGGGGATTCAATCCGCAGACAATCGTCCGAGGGCTTGAGCGCCTCTTTTGGATCGAGCAGCATCCAGAGAAAGGTGCGATTCGCATCCTGGGCGACTGCAGGCGACACGTTGTCGGGCAGATGGATCTCCGAGAATCCCATCGCAGCGGCCCGAGCAAGGAAATTTCGGTCCGTACAAATGCGGATGTCGTCGCCCTGCTTGCTGGAGTTGCGCAGGATCATCTCCGCGGGGCGCGGCGTGCTGATCGACGTAGCTCGCAGGATGATGCTGCCGTTGAGGTCGATGGTCAATTCCCGGTGAGTATTGCCATTGGGGA
Above is a window of Anatilimnocola aggregata DNA encoding:
- a CDS encoding DUF2961 domain-containing protein, which produces MKRFDIRFVMGLIGLLGLCRCVQAETPNPAPLYQMPSGQKTQVDWSGMVLAPGSRTDIVDLKDPGVITRFWATFGPSKQLGLDNRLCRLLVINIYWDGSGKPAVSAPLSDFFCQPLELQAIENEFFASSNRFCVFDCSIPMPFRKSARIEVVNDSDRKIDFFHLVHVDCKPVGEDALYLHAHWRRQSNVSKQDSIVVLPEVAGKGRYLGTHWAVHQDRPGKNWTWYDRRSLIFTDKMNDTDAPTLKINSIDDYLLSGWWSREESHLPYSHRHAGRPYVHEAGDRLSIVMYRYHVKDAVWFHENVSYRLTGLGFDVGLSDWSCTAFFYLDKPANSLPDIQDAEIRTAGFTTKSNAGAAPP
- a CDS encoding DUF1501 domain-containing protein gives rise to the protein MLTLIDSRRGFSRRSFLQVGSLALGGLALPQLLAAKAAGAANAKVLRDKAVVFLFMHGGPSQIETFDPKMSAPAEIRSVTGEVQTKLPGVTFGGTFPQLAERADRLAIVRSFTFGGRSDHDLRPIAGRESLDANLGTCYSRVVGAIRPGTGMPTNVVLFPRSVDPTAGPNNNVVWGRFDSTGPFGAAYAPLIPGTVSSGGSLQQDMQLTLPLDRLDGRRQLLASLDGVKRQLQVPEFDDYRRQAFETIIGGVGKAFDLSQEDQRVIDRYDTSRLCNPESVRLGPDGKQKGFYPRYVDHGKTLGKELLLARRLVEAGCGFITVTTNFAWDHHADGNNPAMKEGMNFSGAVFDHAVSVFLDDLRERGLEDKVLLVATGEMGRTPKLQSDGGRNHWPHSAPLLLAGGGLPMGQVIGQSTRDAGQPATEPVTVENLHATMLHTLLDIGQLRLQTQFQEVIRIATAAEPITGLTL
- a CDS encoding DUF1501 domain-containing protein, producing MADLLRLRAAAGQASHAPDTAVLFVWLAGGPPHLDMYDMKPNAPEEYRGPFQPIETTVPGLEVCELMPLHTKIADKYTVIRSIAHTFNDHGGGSKRFMTGRIPATPTETVNDAPSVISIVAKMREQLDLGLPNCVIAADGGRESVHTYAQGPAYLGPKYNAFGVGGNPNQPNFEIKNVTLHKNVEGRLDDRMQLLQSFDHLRRQVDASGTMGAMDSFHQKAISIMTSPRTREAFDLSQEPDALRDRYGRNSWGQRALLSRRLVEAGCSFVTCVLENPNLPNTFYNWDTHAVNHDNFIDMRQRLPLYDQVVTALVEDLYARGLDKKVLLVVTGEFGRSPRISQSSGGAKGMRYGREHWPQAMSVLVSGGGMRHGQVIGSTNSKGEHPHERELTPNDLWATVYKHLGINQHDAILDYTGRPQHLLPFGEPIRELV
- a CDS encoding LamG-like jellyroll fold domain-containing protein — protein: MNTIDGDLEALFNRLVDGIASEADEKQLGELLRSRPEVRRAYREFMSLHAALHWDFVAALSPEVAGKNSLKSPPAVSFPASPMGWMLAFAAGTIIASVVAIFWPRTNVDRAPNEIVATHQPRETTNPAPKTDVIAALLVDQVGAEFAEGRAPDGIRIGPGEYELLKGIVHLRFAQGADVVIASPARLDVRDAQHTRLVYGNVRVTAPSTARGFTIATDAADYVDLGTEFGLRVDHRNGASDLYVFDGQVNVADPRTGKVLSEVMEGESSRYVDGAAETVPEIDEQAFPTPGAIGFQRWQQYEQEMRADNRLLAFYPFRRTSDESALVNSRTETEMPAGRIEGARWTTGRWPGKEALLFDRDTDFVQLNIPGEHDELTIAVWLKLDRLDFVFNAILNSDGYDLGHVHLQLTRQGHPRGGVAVAGQYEDRLVGSPVPLGQWTHVASVLSRETRSHRVYVNGILALERHWRTDQVLHPGSCRLGNWLALEGDQVTTRALRGRVDELAIWNRNLSVDEIKKLFEVGRPGMLGSDK
- a CDS encoding sigma-70 family RNA polymerase sigma factor; translated protein: MTDSDRRGWPLMASAEFVAQITRVQRQLHAFILSMVWNATEADDILQQTNLVLWGKAAEFDATRPFLPWAMQFAQWQALAWLKTRRRQQQRVVIDDDLAKLLADEAAADEQMFEARRNALASCLQKLRPEQRELIARRYEPEATVTALAAAGGVTAKAFSDRLRRIRHALLECIERTIAEEAFS
- a CDS encoding helix-turn-helix domain-containing protein: MADDFLQPREAARRLGITVTTLYDWLSQSDYGLLRIRGERVTVAYLQAGPSGHGRIRISESEVERLLEFMRVKPKRIVTRHPPTQRTAFPGITVPLGRPNQT